Sequence from the Wielerella bovis genome:
TCGGGTCAATTACTGCGCCAGATAAAACATGCGCACCCACTTCGCTGCCTTTTTCCAAAACACACACACTGATTTCGCGTTGTTGTGCGATAGCGAGTTGCTTCAATTTAATCGCAGCAGATAAACCTGCCACACCTGCGCCGACAATCACGACATCGTATTGCATACTATCGCGTTCAATTTCATTTGGATTCATGGAGTGTTCCTGTTTTTTTCTGATTAAAATGCTGCAATTCTATCATTTTTTGTGCGACAACAATTTCAGGCAGCCTGAAAAAGCGTAAAATAATGGCATCTTCATTTTTGAAAGGAAAAAAACGATGATTGAAGTTTTAGGTTATATTGCCACAACATTAGTTGCAGCATCATTTCTATTAAAAGATGTGATTAAACTCCGTTTAGTGAATGCCAGTGGTGCAGCTTGTTTTGTTGTCTATGGATTGATTATTGGCACTTATCCTGTTGCCTTGCTCAATGCCTTTTTGGTATGCGTGAATGGCTATTACATTTGGAAAGCAAAAACAGAAAACAATAAATAGCATTCACTGCCCACGCAGTTTTATACTATACACCTACACCATGTTCATTTTTTTCAGGCTGCCTGAAATAAAATATTTTGTATTAAAACAATTATGGTCATACATATTGTAAAACTGCGTAAACAACGAGCACCCAACCATATGGATAAAATGCATTATCCATCCAGTTGATTAGGAAATTGAATCCGACCCTGTATCCGACATTTTCCAACATAAGTAGAAGATTTATTAATCCAAACCATATAGAATGAAATTTAAGAAAGAAAAAACATGGATATAGAAACCTTTTTGGCGCAAGAACAAAACGCCGCACAGGGCTACCATTGCGGTTTTATTGCGATTGTGGGTCGCCCGAACGTGGGTAAATCCACGCTGATGAACCATTTAATCGGGCAAAAAATCAGCATTACCAGCAAAAAAGCGCAAACCACGCGCCACAAAGTAACGGGCATCCACACCGATGACACCGCGCAATTCGTGTTTGTGGACACCCCCGGTTTTCAAACCGACCACCGCAACGCCTTGAACGACCGCCTGAATTTGAACGTAACCGAAGCGATGAGTGGCGTGGACGTGATTGCCTTTGTGATTGAAGCCATGCGTTTCACGGAAGCCGACCGCACGGTGTTGAAACAGTTGCCAAAAAACACGCCAGTTGTGCTGGTTGTAAACAAAATTGACAAGGACAAAGCGAAAGACAAATTCGCGCTCAATCAATTTATTGATGAGGTCAAACAAGAATTTGACTTTGCCGAAGTGGAAGTGGTGAGCGCGAAACACGGTTTGCGGATTGTGAATTTGTTGGCGACTTTGCGCCCCATGCTGCCTGAAAGCGTGCCAATGTACCCCGAAGACATGGTTACCGACAAATCCAGCCGCTTTTTGGCGATGGAGATTGTGCGCGAAAAACTGTTCCGCTATTTGGGCGAAGAATTGCCCTACGCCATGAATGTGGAAGTGGAACAATTTAAAGAAGAAAATGGCATGAACCACATCTACATCGCCGTGTTGGTGGACAAAGAAAATCAAAAGCCCATCGTCATCGGCAAAGGTGGCGAAAAGCTGAAAAAAATCTCCACCGAAGCGCGTTTGGACATGGAAAAACTGTTTGATTGCAAAGTGTATTTGAAAGTTTGGGTGAAAGTAAAATCGGGCTGGGCTGACGACATTCGTTTCTTGAATGAACTGGGTTTATAATAATTTCAGGCTGCCTTGCAATATTAGCGAAGTAAAATAAGAAAGATGCAAGGCGACCGCGCTCACCGTGTACAAATAGTACATAAGGGCGTGGGCAATGAAGCAGATTTCTTATTTTAATTTACTATAATTAGGTAGCCTTTCAGTACATGACAATTTTTGGGATTGCCACCAATCTGTCCCCTCCCCAGCCAGCGGGAGAAGGGACAGGTTTCAGGCAGCACAACTATTTTTGTCGTGTACTGTAAGGCAGCCTGAAAACAATCTCATTTATCCATTGCAACGATGCGCAAATTGATGACATATTTTATTGTTCAATACCGAAAGGCAGCCTGAAAAATGCCCCTACCCACCGCGCTTAATTTGATTCACGATTTACTCCGTCGCCACGTTCGCACAGGCGATTGCGTATTAGACGGCACCGCAGGCAACGGCAACGACACCCTATTATTGGCGCAATTAGTCGGCGATTCAGGCTGCGTATATGCCTTTGATATACAAGAACAAGCGATACAAAATACCGCCGCACGCTTGCAACAACACGGCGTACAACATCGCGCCAAATTGATTTTGGCAGGACACGAACGCGCCAACGAATTTATCTCACAAACACTTGCCGCCGCCGTATTTAATCTCGGCTATTTGCCACACGGCAACCCGAATATTACCACGCAGCCTGAAAACAGCATTGCCGCGTTTCAGGCTGCCTTATCCTTGCTCAAACCGCGCGGATTATTGCTCGCCGCCTTGTATCACGGACACGAGCAAGGTAAACCCGAAACCGCCGCCGTGTTAGATTTCGCCACGCAACTTCCTTATGCAGAATATCGCGTGGCGAAATACGAATTTATCAATCAAGATAATTGTCCGCCGATTTTTTTGGCAATAGAAAAACGTTGATTTTTTCAGGCTGCATTTATATCCACAGTATTTATAGTCGTTTAAAATAGAAATAAGACAAGGCAACAGCGACCGCCGTGTACACCGAGTATATAAGGGAGCTGGTAACGCCGTATTATTTTTATTTTAAACGACTATACATCACATTAAAAACAGAAAGCACACCATGTCGCACCACACACTCAATCAAGCCATTCATCTTCCCCAGCCCATCACAGGCAGCTTTTTTGCTGCCGACTGGAACGCGCCGCGCCATGTCAAAACATTGATAAGCACGCGCAATGGTGGCGTGAGTGAAGGCGTGTATCGCAGCCTGAATTTGGGCGCACATGTTGGCGATAATCCCGACCATGTCGTGCAAAATCGCGCCATTGTGCAAACGCAAGTCCCTGTTCCATTGGCATATTTAAACCAAATCCACAGCGCAGACGTAGTGCAAGCCAGCGATAGCGTGCATACGCCACAAAATGCCGATGCTTCGTGGGACAACACAGGCACGGTGGCGTGTGCCGTGATGACAGCGGATTGTTTGCCCGTATTATTTTGCGACCGCGCAGGCACGGTGGTGGCAGCGGCGCACGCAGGGTGGCGCGGTTTAGCCAATGGCGTATTGCAAAACACGGTGGCGGCAATGGGCGTAGAACCGATTGAAATCATGGCATATTTTGCACCTGCTATTGGAGCAGAAGCATTTGAAGTGGGACAAGATGTGTTTGATGCGTTTGTTACCGATTTGCCGCCAGCAGAATCCGCGTTTCAAGCGATTGGTGGCGGTAAGTATTTGGCAGATATTTATTTTTTGGCACGACTGATTTTGCAGCGTGAAGGCGTGAACCAGATTTTTGGAGGCGAACATTGCACGGTGTTGGAGCGCGACACGTTTTTCTCGTATCGCCGCGATGGACAAACGGGGCGCATGGTTAGTGTGATTTGGTTGGATAAGGGATAAATTTAATGCAGCATTTCATCATCAATGAAACCGAAATCAGCGTTTTTTTGCCGACCGAAAGGCAGCCTGAAAACCTTGTTTGGTACACTTTTCCTGATAATTTAACCGAAGCACAAAATTTGGCGCAATTATTGCCTCATCATATTGTTGTGGCGATTTTTGAACGCGACTGGGAGCGTCATTTCACGCCATGGGCGGCACCTCGTTTGTTTAAAAAAGGAGCAGATTTTGGTGGCAATGCTGCCGAATATTATGCTCATTTGCTGACACAAATCGTGCCGCAAATTGAACAACAATGTGGTTTTCAGGCTGCCTATCGTGGGATTTTGGCTTATTCATTGGCAGGTTTAATGGCAATGTATGGGGCTTATACGCAGCCATTTTTTGATGCGATTGCCTGCGTTTCGGGCAGTTTGTGGTTTGATGGCTGGTCGGATTTTGCGGCAAAAAACACGCCAGCGCAGTTGCCACGCGCGATTTATTTTTCGCTGGGCGACCAAGAGGCCAACACGCACAATCAGCGTATGGCGCAAGTGCAAATCGCTACTGAATATACGGTTAAATTATGGCAACAATATGATTTACCTGTTTATTTTGAAATCAATCAGGGTGGACATTTTGATAATGTGGCGCAACGTTTGGCACGCGCCGCGTGGGTATTATCAGGCAGCCTGAAAACAGAAAGGACATCAATATGCCACCCATAATTCATGTGGTTGCAGGTATTTTATACAATGAGAGCGGCGAATTTTTGTTGTCATCGCGCCCCGCTGGCAAACCGTACGCAGGTTATTGGGAATTTGCGGGCGGAAAAGTGGAAGCGGGCGAAAGCGAATTTGCCGCGCTGCAACGCGAATTTGCCGAAGAATTAGGTATTGACATTCAAAGTGCAACGCCATGGTTGGCGAAATTTCATCAATATGAACACGCGCAGGTGCATTTGCGTTTTTTTCGGGTGCAAGCGCACGAATGGCGCGGCGAATTGCAAGCGCGGGAACAACAACAATGGGCATGGCAGCGTGCTGGCGATTTGAACGTATCGCCGATGTTGCCTGCCAATACGGCTTTGCTCAATGCTTTGGCGATTCCTACGCAATTTTCAGGCAGCCTGAAAACGGGGTTGGTCGGACACAATACGCTGGGCGAATACCGTGTTGTGCCACATCATTTGGCAGAAATCACGCATCAAAATGTGTGGCTGCATTATGATGAATGGCGCAATTTAACAAGGCAACCTGAAAAAAATAGTGTATGGATTATTGTGGACAATGTGGCGCAGTTTCAGGCTGCCTTGGATGCCGATGTGTTTATTTGGCGCGTGGCGGACGATGAAATGGCACACGCGGTGGAACGTATCTTGCAAGATGGCGCAGCACAACCGATTGTGGTATGCGCACCAGCTACATTATGTGAACGCTGGGGCAAAAAATGGCTGGCAGTTGGTGCACAAGCTGTTTTGTGTGATGATGCGTGCGCGTTGGTCTAGTTTTCAGGCTGCCTGAAAATTGATAAACAAATACAATGTTCCAATCAAAGTAAAAACGATGCAATTCAATGAATTAACCAGCCAAAATGTACCGCAAATTAACAGCATTTCCAGCAACGAAATCGTCATCAACGACATAGCTTACACACAAGCTATTTGCATTCAACCGACAGGCGTGCAAACCATTTGCGCTGCTACGCCACACGATTTACGCCCCGAAGATTTTCAGGCTGCCCTCAATCAAGGCGCGGACGTATTATTGGTCGGCACAGGCTCGCAACAACAATTTTTGTCGCCATCTATCGTGGCACAAATCGCTCAATACGGCATCGGCATAGAATGTATGAACACCGCCGCTGCTTGTCGCACCTACACTTTGCTCACAGGCGAAGGACGCAATGTCTGGGCATGGTTGTGGTTGTAAAAAGGCAGCCTGAAAATTACGATTTTCAGAACCTGTATTCGTAAGATTGATAGCTTGATTTTATTGACAATTCATGGCGAATACAAGGCGGATTTTCATGCCAATATCGGGACTATTGGCGTGAAAAACCAATGCAGTAGTCGTATGAAGTGGCGATAAAAGCGAGCTATGAAGATTATGAATACAGGTTCTCATACAATCATGCAAAATTTTTTCAGTAAACGTTTCCATTTCTTGGCAATTTTGGCATTACTCGCGTTTCTTGTCGGACAATTATTGGGAAAAATCCATTGGTTTGCCGAATTGTTCAGCCATTTTGTGCCGCATTACGCACTACTATTTGCGTTGGCAACGATTTGGGCGCGTGGAAAAATATGGCGCGGTTTGTGGAGCATCTGTTTGATTATTTGCTTGATTTTCTTATTTACACCATCTAGCCATCATCATAATGCAGCAAACAGTTGGCGCATGATTTGGTACAACGTCAATTTAAACAACGATGAACCATTGAGCGAAACCGAGCAGATTTTGGCATATCAACCACAAATAGTGGCATTGGCAGAAATTGATTTGAACGATGCGCGTTGGCAAAAATTACATGATGCCTTGCCGCATGGTTGTGAATATCAATCTGATAGTCCGTTTGCCTTGGCAGTGTGGAGCACACAAACTTGGCAATCGTGTACTGTACATTTTGTCGGCGATTATCCATATATCCGTGCAGAACAAGCTGGGCGTGTGGTGTACGCGTTGCATCCGCAACCACCGATTAACCGTGAATTGGCTCAATCACGAGCCGAATATTTAGCCGAAATTGCACCTAAAATTGCGCGTGAAAATAAGATTTTAGTGGTAGGCGATTTAAATACCAGTCCATTTTCTCCTGTGTTTCGTCAATTTGTTCGTACCGCAAATATTGCGCCGCAAACGCCTAATTGGTGGCTTACTTGGCGAACATTTGGGCTGAATATTGACCATGTATTAGCGCGTGAAACAGTACAAGTGCAAACCATGAAATGGGGACAATCTGACCATCGTGGCTTGTGGGTGGAATGATTTTCAGGCTGCCTGAAAAGATTTTATAGTGGATTCAATTTAAATCAGGACAAGGCGACAGCGACCACCGTGTACTCATAGTAAGAGAGCTGGCAACGCTGTACTGGTTTAAATTGAATTCACTATACAAAGGTTTCAGGCTGCCTTTATTTTATTTCGCCGCTAAATCCAACATTTCTTTTGCATGTGTGCGTGTCGTATCGGTAATTTTCTCGCCGCCTAGCATACGCGCCAATTCATCAACACGCGAATCCGAATCCAATACTTTGATTTCACTAACCGTTTGCTCTTCATCGCTGTGTTTCGCAACCTGCCAATGATGTTCGCCACACGCCGCTACCTGTGGCAAATGTGTTACTGCCAACACCTGATGTTTGTTGCCCAATGTGCGCAATGCGCGCCCCACCGTTTCCGCTACACCACCGCCAATACCCGTGTCCACCTCGTCAAAAATCAAAGTTGGCACTTGCGTGTATTGACTGGTAACCACTTGAATAGACAAACTAATCCGTGCCAATTCTCCACCCGAAGCTACCTTGTTTAATGGACGTAACTGGCTGCCCTTATTTGCCGCCACCTGATATTGCACCTGCTCCAAACCATGCGCCGCAGGGCTGGCAGGCAATAATTCAATGTGGAATTTTGCCCCTTTCATCGCCAAACCTTGCATGTGTTCAGTGGTTTCTTTGGCTAGTTTTGCAGCAGCTTTATGGCGTTTGGCGGATAGTTTTTGTGCGGTTTCCATATACGCCGCTTCCGCTTGCGCCACTTGTTTTTGCAGCGCATCAATATCCGCAGCGGCTTCCAAATCCAGTAAGGCAGCCTGAATTTCTGCTAATTTTTCAGGCAGCATTTCAGGTTCAACACGATATTTTCTTGCTGCCGACATCAATTCTTGCAAACGTTCTTCCTTTGCCGCTAATTCATTGGGATTGATTTCCACATCACTCAACACATCGCCCACCAAATGCGACACTTCGCTTAACTCAGCTTCTATGCTATCGAGCATTGCCAAACTTTCAGCAAAACGCGGTTCCACTTCACTCAATCGTCCCAATACGCGCTGACAACGATGCACCATACGCAAAATTCCACTATCATCGTTATCAATGATTTCTTGCGCTTCGCCAGCCGCCTGCAACAATTCCGCCGCATTCGCCAAACTGTCGTGCGACTGATTCAGCGTTTCCCACTCACCTGTTTCTAAATTTAATTGCTCTAACTCATTGAATTGCCACTCTAAACGCTCGCGTTCAATCGCCAAATTTTCCGCTTGCGTTTGCGCGGCGGTAAGTGCGCGTTTGGCGTTTTGCCATGCTTGATAATCTGTTTTCGTTTGCTCAACCAGATTCAGGCTGCCTGAAAATGCATCCAATAATTGCCGTTGCGCCGTTTCCTGATTCAGCGAATGATGTGCATTTTGCCCATGAATATCAATTAATTGCGAGCCTACTGCCTTTAATTGCGCCAAAGTCGCTGCCTGATTATTGATAAAACTGCGGCTTTTGCCTTTCGCGTCAATAATGCGGCGAATGGACAATTCCGTTTCCTGTTCCGACAATAAACCTTGTTCACACAATTCCTGTTGCAAATCAGGCAGTTCAGATACATCAAACAATGCCGACAACTGCGCTTCTTTTGCGCCATTGCGTACTTGGCTGTAATCCGCCTTATCGCCCAGCAGCAGCGCGAGCGCATCCAGCGTAATGGATTTGCCTGCGCCTGTTTCGCCTGTTAGCACGGTAAATCCATTTTGAAAGTTTAAATTCAGTTTTTCTACAATCACAAAATCTTGTAAAGAAAGCGCGAGTAGCATTTTCAGGCTGCCTTTTAGTCAAAAAAAAAGAATTATAACGGTTTTATATTTGTATCAAAAGGCAGCCTGAAAAGTTATAATTTGTTTATTTTCCACAAAATAAGGCAGCCTGAAAAAATGTACATCGGACGTTTTGCCCCCAGCCCAACGGGTTTGTTGCACATTGGTTCTTTGCTCACCGCGTTGGCAAGTTATGCTGATGCACGCGCGCACGGTGGCAAATGGTTGGTACGCATGGAAGACCTTGACCCGCCGCGTGAAATGGACGGTGCGGCGGCGCATATTTTGCGGACATTGGAAACCTTTGGTTTTGAGTGGGACGGCGAAGTGGTGTATCAAAGTCAGCGTCATGATTTGTATGCCGATGCGTTGGGCAGCCTGAAAAATCGTGGTTTGGCGTATCCTTGTTATTGCAGTCGCAAGGATTGGCATGCAGCGGCAAGTATGGGTGTGGATGGTTTTGTGTACAACGGCGCGTGTCGTGAAAATATTTTCAGGCTGCCTGAAACAGATGCGGATAAACAGCCTGCATGGCGCATAAAAGTAAGCGATGAAATACTGGCATTTGATGATGCGATTGTCGGGCGATACGCGCAGCAATTGGCGCGTGATATTGGCGATTTTGTGTTGCAGCGTGCCGATGGATTTTGGGCGTACCAATTGGCGGTGGTGGTGGACGATGCGGCACAAGGCATCACGCATATTGTGCGCGGACAAGATTTATTGGTTTCCACGCCGCGCCAGATTTATTTGCAGCATTGCTTGAATCTGCCCACGCCGCAATATGCACATTTACCTTTATTGCTTAATCGTTTGGGACAAAAATGGTCTAAACAAACGCTGGCGCCTGCTTTGGATTGTGAACAAAAAGAAATGCTGTTGCGCCAAGTGATGACTTATTTGAATGTGCCGCCTGCGCCAGAAGTGGACAATGTGCGCGATTTATTGGCGTGGACGGTGGCGCATTGGGATTTGGTGCGAGTACCGCGTGCAGCGATTCAAACAGAATCATAAAAAGCAGCATCAATTGTGATAGGCAGCCTGAAAAATATGGTTGCTAATATTTCAGGCTGCCTAATAAAAAATAGGATAACTTAATGATAAATTTATGGAAAAACAAAGAAATTCTCACCATTACACAAGATGGTACTTTTACAGGACGACACGTTTCATTGCGTCCAACCAAATTATGCCTTTCTTTATTGGCGTTGAGCGTGGCGATTTGGATTGGCGCGGCGAATTATCAAGTCAATGTCGCGTATGCCGTGTGTTTTTGGGTGCTCGGATTTATTGGCGTAGCGGCGTTGCTGACATGGCGACAATTGCTCGGTTTGCACGTTCATTTGGATTTTTCCGATGAAGTATTTGCGGGACAAACCGCAGATGTGTTGATAAAAATGAACGGCGGCACACGTTCGCGTGTTGTGTGGTGGCGTGGCGAATATGCCGAAATCATAGATGAAGATGATGCCAGTCAATTAACGGCATGGCAGCGAGCGGATATTTCAGGCAGCCTGCCAAAAAATAATCAGCACACATTCACATGGCACATTCCGATTATGCAACGCGGCTATTTTCCGCAGCCATTGTTATTAAGATGGGCAACATCCGCGCCATTTGGTTTATTTCACGCCGAATGTCGTTTAGCGTGGCAATCGGTGGCGGTAGCGTTTGCTGCGCCTTTGCCACACAATGATTTTGGTACAGCCGCTTTGCCCGATGAAGAACAAACATCGCAACAAGCAGGCGCACACGGCGATGACATTGCTTATTTGAAAAATCATCAGGACGGCGCAAGTTTGCAGCACATCGCGTGGAAAGTGTACGCCAAACGCGGCGAATTGATGGACAAAGTGTTTGATGAACCACCACCGAGCCAACACAGCGAAATCATTTCTTACCGTGATTATCCACAAGGTACACCGATTGATAAATTGGCAAGTTTGCTGACCTATCGCGTGTTGCAAGCGGATAAATTGGGTGCGCCCTACACTTTGGAATTGCCCAATTTAACGCTGACACCGCAAAATGGTCTGCGCGAAAAATGTTTGAATGCTTTGGCATTGATGTGATTTTTCAGGCAGCCTGAAAGGATTGTAGAATGATAAGCAATCAAGATAAATATGAAATATTATATTACTGTGTTGATTTAAAAGATATTTTTATATCTTATTGTGATTATTACCAATATTCTTTTAAACAAACCGAAACACTAGATAAATTCTGTGATTTTTTACTGGAAATTATCCACGATGGTAGCGTTACGATGGTACAAATCCCGAATAATGCCTTATTGGGACAACTGCCTCCCTTTCCCCATTACACACAATCGGCAGAAGAATTTGTTGCCGCGTTTCGCCGTGAATATCCCACTTTTGAAATGTGCCAACAATCCTATCCTGATGACCCCGACTGGTGGTGGAAATGGGAATGGTGGGTGTGGGATTATCGCACAGTAGATATTGACCCATGTATTCATATTGAAATATATGAACCCAACTTTCAGGCAGCCTGAAAACATAATTTTAGAGACGACAGATGAATAAATGCCACAAACTTTTTCCCATTGCCACCTTGATTGGCGGGATTGTGCCATTTTTTTACACACAATATATTGGCATTGTTGCATTGGGTCATTTGGTTCCATTTTCAGTGGCCAGTTTTGTGATTGCTTTGATTTTGACGGACGCGATTACAGGTACAGAAGGAATCGATAAAAACGAATTGAGCCATTTCTTCTTATTAAATTTGGTTGTGCCTTTTGCAGATATTTTCTTTGAAATCAATTGGCTGCTTATCTTTTACTATGCACTCTTGTTCAGTTTCATCTTTTTAAAAAAATTGAGACAACAATGGTGGATAAGCGCAACTTGTGCTTTATTGTTAAGTGGATTATTGGCAATGGATTTTGAATATAATCAAGAAAAACAAGATATTCTTGCCAACAAAACCTTATCCATTTCAGGCAGCATACCCCAAACCATTTTGGAAACTGGCAGCCCAAAATACCGTAAAACTTATTTTGTTTTCAATGAAATGCGATTTGACTGCTATTACAATCGCCCTTTTTTATGCCGCAATATTTTTCAATATGCCAATCAACACGCCCAAATCCACTACATTTTGGAAAACAATGAACCAGAACGAGCGCGTATCGTTTCGGTACAAGTTGGCGATAAAATATTATGGTCGCGTGAGCAAACATTGGCGTGGTATAACGCGCATGAAAAACAGATTTGGCGTGAATTATGGGGAGGATTATTGCTGATTTCATTGCCATTTTTATTTTTGTACTTATGGGCACGGAAAATTGTTTTTCAGGCTGCCTGAAACCAATTTTTAATAAAAAAATATGCAAAAATTCATACTTTTACGCGGACACGAAGGCTCGGGCAAATCTACTTTTGCCGCACAACAAATCGCCCAATTCCAACGCGATTATCCTCATGCACACATCGTTCACATAGACAACGACCATGCTCTAACCGATGAACATGGCAACTATCATTTTGATTTTGAACAATTTGCAGCCGCTCACAAAATCAATCAAATCCGACAAAACGAAGCCTTTGCGCTGGGCAAACGTGAACCGCAGCGCGATATTTTAATCATCAATGCCAATCCTAATCAAAAAGCCAAAACCTGTTACACCTTGATTGATTTGGCAAAAGCACACGGTTTTGTGGTGGAAGTATATCGCTTGCACAATTTTTTTCCAAATATTCATGATGTTGCCGAAGAAGATGTACTGCGTGGCTATGCACGA
This genomic interval carries:
- a CDS encoding YgjV family protein, which codes for MIEVLGYIATTLVAASFLLKDVIKLRLVNASGAACFVVYGLIIGTYPVALLNAFLVCVNGYYIWKAKTENNK
- the era gene encoding GTPase Era, whose translation is MDIETFLAQEQNAAQGYHCGFIAIVGRPNVGKSTLMNHLIGQKISITSKKAQTTRHKVTGIHTDDTAQFVFVDTPGFQTDHRNALNDRLNLNVTEAMSGVDVIAFVIEAMRFTEADRTVLKQLPKNTPVVLVVNKIDKDKAKDKFALNQFIDEVKQEFDFAEVEVVSAKHGLRIVNLLATLRPMLPESVPMYPEDMVTDKSSRFLAMEIVREKLFRYLGEELPYAMNVEVEQFKEENGMNHIYIAVLVDKENQKPIVIGKGGEKLKKISTEARLDMEKLFDCKVYLKVWVKVKSGWADDIRFLNELGL
- a CDS encoding class I SAM-dependent methyltransferase: MPLPTALNLIHDLLRRHVRTGDCVLDGTAGNGNDTLLLAQLVGDSGCVYAFDIQEQAIQNTAARLQQHGVQHRAKLILAGHERANEFISQTLAAAVFNLGYLPHGNPNITTQPENSIAAFQAALSLLKPRGLLLAALYHGHEQGKPETAAVLDFATQLPYAEYRVAKYEFINQDNCPPIFLAIEKR
- the pgeF gene encoding peptidoglycan editing factor PgeF, whose product is MSHHTLNQAIHLPQPITGSFFAADWNAPRHVKTLISTRNGGVSEGVYRSLNLGAHVGDNPDHVVQNRAIVQTQVPVPLAYLNQIHSADVVQASDSVHTPQNADASWDNTGTVACAVMTADCLPVLFCDRAGTVVAAAHAGWRGLANGVLQNTVAAMGVEPIEIMAYFAPAIGAEAFEVGQDVFDAFVTDLPPAESAFQAIGGGKYLADIYFLARLILQREGVNQIFGGEHCTVLERDTFFSYRRDGQTGRMVSVIWLDKG
- a CDS encoding alpha/beta hydrolase, yielding MQHFIINETEISVFLPTERQPENLVWYTFPDNLTEAQNLAQLLPHHIVVAIFERDWERHFTPWAAPRLFKKGADFGGNAAEYYAHLLTQIVPQIEQQCGFQAAYRGILAYSLAGLMAMYGAYTQPFFDAIACVSGSLWFDGWSDFAAKNTPAQLPRAIYFSLGDQEANTHNQRMAQVQIATEYTVKLWQQYDLPVYFEINQGGHFDNVAQRLARAAWVLSGSLKTERTSICHP
- a CDS encoding NUDIX domain-containing protein, with amino-acid sequence MPPIIHVVAGILYNESGEFLLSSRPAGKPYAGYWEFAGGKVEAGESEFAALQREFAEELGIDIQSATPWLAKFHQYEHAQVHLRFFRVQAHEWRGELQAREQQQWAWQRAGDLNVSPMLPANTALLNALAIPTQFSGSLKTGLVGHNTLGEYRVVPHHLAEITHQNVWLHYDEWRNLTRQPEKNSVWIIVDNVAQFQAALDADVFIWRVADDEMAHAVERILQDGAAQPIVVCAPATLCERWGKKWLAVGAQAVLCDDACALV
- a CDS encoding Mth938-like domain-containing protein, which translates into the protein MQFNELTSQNVPQINSISSNEIVINDIAYTQAICIQPTGVQTICAATPHDLRPEDFQAALNQGADVLLVGTGSQQQFLSPSIVAQIAQYGIGIECMNTAAACRTYTLLTGEGRNVWAWLWL
- a CDS encoding endonuclease/exonuclease/phosphatase family protein gives rise to the protein MQNFFSKRFHFLAILALLAFLVGQLLGKIHWFAELFSHFVPHYALLFALATIWARGKIWRGLWSICLIICLIFLFTPSSHHHNAANSWRMIWYNVNLNNDEPLSETEQILAYQPQIVALAEIDLNDARWQKLHDALPHGCEYQSDSPFALAVWSTQTWQSCTVHFVGDYPYIRAEQAGRVVYALHPQPPINRELAQSRAEYLAEIAPKIARENKILVVGDLNTSPFSPVFRQFVRTANIAPQTPNWWLTWRTFGLNIDHVLARETVQVQTMKWGQSDHRGLWVE
- the recN gene encoding DNA repair protein RecN, whose product is MLLALSLQDFVIVEKLNLNFQNGFTVLTGETGAGKSITLDALALLLGDKADYSQVRNGAKEAQLSALFDVSELPDLQQELCEQGLLSEQETELSIRRIIDAKGKSRSFINNQAATLAQLKAVGSQLIDIHGQNAHHSLNQETAQRQLLDAFSGSLNLVEQTKTDYQAWQNAKRALTAAQTQAENLAIERERLEWQFNELEQLNLETGEWETLNQSHDSLANAAELLQAAGEAQEIIDNDDSGILRMVHRCQRVLGRLSEVEPRFAESLAMLDSIEAELSEVSHLVGDVLSDVEINPNELAAKEERLQELMSAARKYRVEPEMLPEKLAEIQAALLDLEAAADIDALQKQVAQAEAAYMETAQKLSAKRHKAAAKLAKETTEHMQGLAMKGAKFHIELLPASPAAHGLEQVQYQVAANKGSQLRPLNKVASGGELARISLSIQVVTSQYTQVPTLIFDEVDTGIGGGVAETVGRALRTLGNKHQVLAVTHLPQVAACGEHHWQVAKHSDEEQTVSEIKVLDSDSRVDELARMLGGEKITDTTRTHAKEMLDLAAK
- the gluQRS gene encoding tRNA glutamyl-Q(34) synthetase GluQRS, giving the protein MYIGRFAPSPTGLLHIGSLLTALASYADARAHGGKWLVRMEDLDPPREMDGAAAHILRTLETFGFEWDGEVVYQSQRHDLYADALGSLKNRGLAYPCYCSRKDWHAAASMGVDGFVYNGACRENIFRLPETDADKQPAWRIKVSDEILAFDDAIVGRYAQQLARDIGDFVLQRADGFWAYQLAVVVDDAAQGITHIVRGQDLLVSTPRQIYLQHCLNLPTPQYAHLPLLLNRLGQKWSKQTLAPALDCEQKEMLLRQVMTYLNVPPAPEVDNVRDLLAWTVAHWDLVRVPRAAIQTES
- a CDS encoding DUF58 domain-containing protein, which gives rise to MINLWKNKEILTITQDGTFTGRHVSLRPTKLCLSLLALSVAIWIGAANYQVNVAYAVCFWVLGFIGVAALLTWRQLLGLHVHLDFSDEVFAGQTADVLIKMNGGTRSRVVWWRGEYAEIIDEDDASQLTAWQRADISGSLPKNNQHTFTWHIPIMQRGYFPQPLLLRWATSAPFGLFHAECRLAWQSVAVAFAAPLPHNDFGTAALPDEEQTSQQAGAHGDDIAYLKNHQDGASLQHIAWKVYAKRGELMDKVFDEPPPSQHSEIISYRDYPQGTPIDKLASLLTYRVLQADKLGAPYTLELPNLTLTPQNGLREKCLNALALM